One Euphorbia lathyris chromosome 1, ddEupLath1.1, whole genome shotgun sequence DNA segment encodes these proteins:
- the LOC136230239 gene encoding serine/threonine protein phosphatase 2A 55 kDa regulatory subunit B beta isoform-like isoform X1 — translation MTSSSGESSSSPPLNWKFSQVFGERVPGEDVQDVDVVSTIEFDKSGDYLAVADRGGRVVVFERKDGKDNPNQYNSRYELEHLDSTFTGHPEYQYKTEFQSHEPEFDYLKSLEIEEKINRVKWCATSNGSLFILSTNDKTIKLWKVKEQKIKKLKEMDPSSVVHSESALLAEKSFISEQDKPPSGNGYNLEWTDNIVKKISPFQESLSKIAYSEDTTRASCRKVYAFAHDFNINSISSNSDGETFISADDLRINLWNLEISNQCFNIIDMKPANMEDLTEVITSAEFHPIQCNMLAYSSSRGFIRLVDMRQSALCDQSAIILKDVECHGSKSFFTEIIASISDLKFTNDGQHILSRDYMSLKLWDMRMDSLPVAIFKIQEHLRPKLCDLYNNDSIFDKFECCISGDGFHFATGSYSNRLRIFSYGGSEEGVTVEASKNPNRKSFLHSASRARRSSLSNLTRGFYRHGNENSSSCGNDFSNDLSSKLLHVAWHPTTNFVACASRNSLYMYYA, via the exons ATGACTTCAAGCTCAGGCGAGTCTTCCTCTTCTCCTCCTCTAAACTGGAAGTTCTCTCAGGTCTTTGGTGAAAGAGTTCCAGGTGAAGACGTTCAAGATG TTGATGTTGTATCTACTATTGAATTCGACAAGAGTGGTGATTACCTAGCAGTTGCAGATCGAGGGGGTCGTGTTGTAGTTTTCGAAAGAAAAGATGGGAAAGAT AATCCAAACCAATACAATTCTCGATATGAGTTGGAGCACCTGGATTCCACTTTCACAGGACATCCTGAATATCAATACAAGACTGAATTTCAGAGTCATGAACCTGAG TTTGATTACTTGAAGAGTTTAGAGATTGAAGAGAAGATCAACAGAGTAAAATGGTGTGCAACATCCAATGGGTCATTGTTTATCCTTTCAACAAATGATAAGACAATTAAGTTATGGAAG GTTAAGGAACAAAAGATTAAGAAACTGAAGGAAATGGACCCCAGTTCTGTTGTGCATTCAGAAAGTGCTCTCTTGGCAGAAAAAAGTTTCATAAGTGAGCAAGACAAGCCACCGAGTGGTAACGGATATAATCTGGAGTGGACAGATAATATAGTGAAAAAAATCTCACCATTTCAAGAATCACTCTCCAAG ATTGCTTATTCTGAAGACACAACTCGTGCAAGTTGTCGAAAGGTGTATGCTTTTGCTCATGATTTTAATATCAACTCAATCTCTAGCAATAG TGATGGTGAGACATTTATTTCTGCAGATGACCTTCGAATAAACTTATGGAATCTTGAGATCAGCAATCAGTGTTTCAATATCATTGACATGAAACCAGCAAACATGGAAGATCTTACTG AGGTCATAACTTCAGCTGAGTTCCATCCCATCCAATGTAATATGCTTGCATACAGCAGTTCTAGAGGTTTTATCCGTCTAGTAGACATGCGGCAGTCAGCATTATGTGATCAGAGTGCTATAAT CTTAAAAGATGTAGAATGCCATGGGTCAAAATCATTCTTCACAGAGATCATTGCATCCATCTCTGATTTGAAATTCACAAATGATGGGCAGCACATCTTAAGTCGTGACTACATGAGCTTGAAG CTTTGGGATATGCGCATGGATTCTTTACCAGTGGCAATATTCAAAATTCAAGAGCATTTACGACCTAAG TTGTGTGATTTGTATAATAATGACtcaatatttgataaatttgaaTGCTGCATCAGTGGAGATGGATTTCATTTTGCTACTGGATCTTACAG CAATCGTTTACGAATATTCTCCTATGGCGGAAGTGAAGAAGGCGTTACAGTGGAAGCTAGTAAAAATCCAAATAG GAAGTCCTTTCTCCATTCTGCTTCAAGGGCTAGGAGATCATCCTTGAGCAACTTAACACGTGGCTTTTACCGGCATG GAAATGAGAATTCTAGTTCATGTGGTAATGATTTCTCCAATGACTTAAGCTCCAAGCTGCTTCATGTGGCATGGCATCCGACTACCAACTTCGTAGCTTGTGCTTCTCGAAATAGTTTGTACATGTATTATGCATAG
- the LOC136230239 gene encoding serine/threonine protein phosphatase 2A 55 kDa regulatory subunit B beta isoform-like isoform X2 — protein sequence MTSSSVDVVSTIEFDKSGDYLAVADRGGRVVVFERKDGKDNPNQYNSRYELEHLDSTFTGHPEYQYKTEFQSHEPEFDYLKSLEIEEKINRVKWCATSNGSLFILSTNDKTIKLWKVKEQKIKKLKEMDPSSVVHSESALLAEKSFISEQDKPPSGNGYNLEWTDNIVKKISPFQESLSKIAYSEDTTRASCRKVYAFAHDFNINSISSNSDGETFISADDLRINLWNLEISNQCFNIIDMKPANMEDLTEVITSAEFHPIQCNMLAYSSSRGFIRLVDMRQSALCDQSAIILKDVECHGSKSFFTEIIASISDLKFTNDGQHILSRDYMSLKLWDMRMDSLPVAIFKIQEHLRPKLCDLYNNDSIFDKFECCISGDGFHFATGSYSNRLRIFSYGGSEEGVTVEASKNPNRKSFLHSASRARRSSLSNLTRGFYRHGNENSSSCGNDFSNDLSSKLLHVAWHPTTNFVACASRNSLYMYYA from the exons ATGACTTCAAGCTCAG TTGATGTTGTATCTACTATTGAATTCGACAAGAGTGGTGATTACCTAGCAGTTGCAGATCGAGGGGGTCGTGTTGTAGTTTTCGAAAGAAAAGATGGGAAAGAT AATCCAAACCAATACAATTCTCGATATGAGTTGGAGCACCTGGATTCCACTTTCACAGGACATCCTGAATATCAATACAAGACTGAATTTCAGAGTCATGAACCTGAG TTTGATTACTTGAAGAGTTTAGAGATTGAAGAGAAGATCAACAGAGTAAAATGGTGTGCAACATCCAATGGGTCATTGTTTATCCTTTCAACAAATGATAAGACAATTAAGTTATGGAAG GTTAAGGAACAAAAGATTAAGAAACTGAAGGAAATGGACCCCAGTTCTGTTGTGCATTCAGAAAGTGCTCTCTTGGCAGAAAAAAGTTTCATAAGTGAGCAAGACAAGCCACCGAGTGGTAACGGATATAATCTGGAGTGGACAGATAATATAGTGAAAAAAATCTCACCATTTCAAGAATCACTCTCCAAG ATTGCTTATTCTGAAGACACAACTCGTGCAAGTTGTCGAAAGGTGTATGCTTTTGCTCATGATTTTAATATCAACTCAATCTCTAGCAATAG TGATGGTGAGACATTTATTTCTGCAGATGACCTTCGAATAAACTTATGGAATCTTGAGATCAGCAATCAGTGTTTCAATATCATTGACATGAAACCAGCAAACATGGAAGATCTTACTG AGGTCATAACTTCAGCTGAGTTCCATCCCATCCAATGTAATATGCTTGCATACAGCAGTTCTAGAGGTTTTATCCGTCTAGTAGACATGCGGCAGTCAGCATTATGTGATCAGAGTGCTATAAT CTTAAAAGATGTAGAATGCCATGGGTCAAAATCATTCTTCACAGAGATCATTGCATCCATCTCTGATTTGAAATTCACAAATGATGGGCAGCACATCTTAAGTCGTGACTACATGAGCTTGAAG CTTTGGGATATGCGCATGGATTCTTTACCAGTGGCAATATTCAAAATTCAAGAGCATTTACGACCTAAG TTGTGTGATTTGTATAATAATGACtcaatatttgataaatttgaaTGCTGCATCAGTGGAGATGGATTTCATTTTGCTACTGGATCTTACAG CAATCGTTTACGAATATTCTCCTATGGCGGAAGTGAAGAAGGCGTTACAGTGGAAGCTAGTAAAAATCCAAATAG GAAGTCCTTTCTCCATTCTGCTTCAAGGGCTAGGAGATCATCCTTGAGCAACTTAACACGTGGCTTTTACCGGCATG GAAATGAGAATTCTAGTTCATGTGGTAATGATTTCTCCAATGACTTAAGCTCCAAGCTGCTTCATGTGGCATGGCATCCGACTACCAACTTCGTAGCTTGTGCTTCTCGAAATAGTTTGTACATGTATTATGCATAG